The following proteins come from a genomic window of Sorex araneus isolate mSorAra2 chromosome 1, mSorAra2.pri, whole genome shotgun sequence:
- the LOC101552987 gene encoding 60S ribosomal protein L26-like has translation MKFNPFVTSDQSKNRKRHFNALSHIRRKIMSSPLSKELRQKYNVRSMPIRKDDEVQVVRGHYKGQQIGKIVQVYRKKYVIYIERVQREKANGTTVHVGIHPSKVVITRLKLDKDRKKILECKAKSRQVGKEKGKYKEETLEKMQE, from the coding sequence ATGAAGTTCAATCCTTTTGTGACTTCTGACCAGAGCAAGAACCGTAAGAGGCATTTCAATGCACTTTCCCACATTCGTAGGAAGATTATGTCTTCCCCTCTTTCCAAAGAGCTGAGACAGAAGTACAATGTGCGATCCATGCCCATCCGGAAGGACGATGAGGTTCAGGTTGTGAGGGGACACTACAAAGGTCAGCAAATTGGCAAAATAGTCCAGGTTTACAGGAAGAAATATGTTATCTACATTGAACGAGTCCAGCGGGAGAAGGCAAATGGCACAACTGTCCATGTGGGCATTCACCCCAGTAAGGTGGTTATCACCAGGCTAAAACTGGACAAAGATCGCAAAAAGAtccttgaatgcaaagccaagtcTCGCCAAGTAGGAAAGGAGAAGGGCAAATATAAGGAAGAAACGCTTGAGAAGATGCAGGAATAA